In the Adlercreutzia equolifaciens DSM 19450 genome, one interval contains:
- a CDS encoding response regulator transcription factor, with amino-acid sequence MEALLGKAEERKSGKSSASRPKGYWAAFGACVLLVSSAQLLHESASWSLDYGTVLGTFINLRAQSCNAHAVGLILGYALAQMRPDRLRAIALNDRFWVFFFALQTANVMAFYWSVGTSNVMTMIIVQVAGAASGAFFFALSCQATAGVGARVFLATVVALVALTTLTVQGLFSILEAGAPALVSEILHMALVAGSAACFVRAMGAGACLRVQFEREPYAPMGAPRRRGESQGRHRGAPSFALFLIIGAYGAVFGFLHVVPLALSLDVSSRVTAFLFGAVAALGLFSATLRQSDGTDVVRLWNRFYQYVFPIVTVAALLGPLTMDTEFLPLLILQACALYYFDVLLAVASYTIARVIKASPTQVFARAFLVKSAGFFLGCLVGFGVHESVVLDETAFSVIGAAIFVILSLVTFHTNSEKFAKTVWGLLPHEDAHGKLASRRAECCRRLARSSGLTDREAEILEYLVAGKRPKEISEMLVVSITTVRSHVRAIYAKTGVHSHGELMHLLDEK; translated from the coding sequence GTGGAAGCTTTGTTGGGAAAGGCGGAAGAGCGCAAGAGCGGGAAATCGTCAGCGTCGCGCCCCAAGGGCTATTGGGCCGCCTTCGGCGCTTGTGTCCTGCTCGTCTCGTCGGCCCAGCTGCTGCACGAGTCGGCGAGCTGGTCTCTGGACTACGGCACGGTGCTCGGGACGTTCATCAATCTGCGCGCCCAGTCGTGCAACGCCCACGCCGTCGGACTCATCTTGGGCTACGCTTTGGCTCAGATGCGCCCCGACCGACTGAGGGCTATCGCTCTGAACGACCGCTTCTGGGTGTTTTTCTTCGCGCTGCAGACGGCCAATGTCATGGCGTTCTATTGGTCGGTGGGGACCTCCAATGTGATGACTATGATAATTGTGCAGGTGGCGGGGGCTGCTTCGGGTGCCTTCTTCTTCGCGCTGAGCTGTCAGGCGACTGCCGGAGTGGGCGCGCGAGTGTTCCTTGCGACCGTCGTAGCGCTTGTGGCTCTTACCACGCTCACGGTCCAAGGACTGTTCAGCATCTTGGAGGCCGGTGCCCCGGCTTTGGTTTCCGAAATACTCCATATGGCGCTTGTTGCCGGATCTGCCGCCTGTTTTGTTCGGGCTATGGGGGCGGGTGCCTGCTTGCGAGTGCAATTCGAACGCGAGCCCTATGCTCCGATGGGAGCGCCGCGACGCAGGGGGGAATCGCAGGGTCGTCATCGTGGAGCGCCCTCTTTCGCCCTGTTCCTCATCATAGGCGCCTACGGGGCAGTGTTCGGATTCCTCCACGTGGTACCTCTAGCTCTGTCCCTAGATGTCTCGAGCCGTGTCACGGCGTTCCTCTTCGGTGCGGTAGCGGCCCTCGGGCTGTTCTCGGCGACGCTTCGGCAAAGTGACGGCACTGATGTGGTGCGTCTCTGGAACCGTTTCTATCAATACGTTTTCCCCATCGTCACGGTGGCGGCTCTCCTCGGTCCTCTTACCATGGACACGGAGTTTCTTCCGCTTCTCATTTTGCAGGCGTGCGCCCTGTACTATTTCGATGTTCTGCTCGCCGTTGCGAGCTATACCATTGCTCGTGTCATCAAAGCCTCTCCGACGCAAGTGTTCGCCCGCGCGTTTCTCGTCAAGTCAGCGGGATTCTTTCTGGGGTGCTTAGTGGGATTCGGTGTGCATGAGAGCGTCGTTCTCGACGAGACCGCTTTCAGCGTCATCGGTGCTGCCATCTTCGTGATACTGTCCCTGGTCACTTTCCACACCAATTCGGAGAAGTTTGCCAAAACGGTTTGGGGCCTTCTTCCTCACGAGGACGCCCATGGAAAGTTGGCGAGCCGGCGGGCGGAGTGCTGCCGCCGTCTGGCCCGATCTTCTGGCTTGACCGACCGTGAGGCGGAGATACTCGAGTACCTAGTCGCAGGAAAGAGGCCGAAGGAAATCAGTGAAATGTTGGTGGTGTCCATCACCACGGTGCGGTCTCATGTGCGAGCTATTTACGCGAAGACCGGGGTTCACTCCCATGGCGAGTTGATGCACCTTCTGGACGAAAAGTAG
- the rplD gene encoding 50S ribosomal protein L4, with amino-acid sequence MATIEIKDVKGAAAGTVELSDAVFAIEPNVPVMHRTVKAQQASWRQGTANTRTRGMVRGGGKKPWRQKGTGRARQGTIRAPQWVGGGTVFGPHTRSYDQKVNKKEIKLAMRSALSGKLADGELYIVKDMDFEKPCTKDAVALIKALGLEGKRICVVIGNEDIEAFLSFRNIPEVNILPVGDINTYELVDNKALVIAEPCLARIEEVLA; translated from the coding sequence ATGGCAACTATTGAGATTAAGGACGTGAAGGGCGCTGCCGCCGGCACGGTCGAGCTTTCCGACGCCGTGTTCGCCATCGAGCCGAACGTGCCTGTGATGCATCGCACCGTGAAGGCGCAGCAGGCATCCTGGCGCCAGGGCACCGCCAACACGCGCACCCGCGGCATGGTTCGCGGCGGCGGCAAGAAGCCGTGGCGTCAGAAGGGCACCGGCCGTGCCCGTCAGGGTACCATCCGCGCTCCCCAGTGGGTCGGCGGCGGTACCGTGTTCGGCCCCCACACCCGCAGCTACGACCAGAAGGTCAACAAGAAGGAGATCAAGCTGGCCATGCGCTCGGCTCTCTCCGGCAAGCTGGCCGACGGCGAGCTCTACATCGTGAAGGACATGGACTTCGAGAAGCCCTGCACCAAGGACGCCGTGGCGCTCATCAAGGCGCTCGGCCTTGAGGGTAAGCGCATCTGCGTGGTCATCGGCAACGAGGACATCGAGGCCTTCCTCTCCTTCCGCAACATCCCCGAGGTGAACATTCTGCCGGTGGGCGACATCAACACCTACGAGCTGGTCGACAACAAGGCCCTCGTTATCGCCGAGCCGTGCCTGGCCCGCATTGAGGAGGTGCTTGCATAA
- a CDS encoding molybdopterin-dependent oxidoreductase, producing MDTTANQRRRHLLAALGVMAAVIGLALALWGCAPHAELSSTGGAEEAAASEEAVVGLYPDFTEKSSGLFNDTYQTTELLNAGNRGCNSCHEDLWDIMNTKEGYNHILTHVGYDKALTYQDCEPCHRGHTTLTGPYLGDLLHAAHYGSEQFVEANGNCWSCHAMDSAGSQGDYQFMLWDDFYDSPALGGYPNIANDETTRYWLSVRGKDSSDAIGFNNRMDTEQNPTISVSFAQDVTDHEDVFIVNNWGEEVTEKNGEPFDFNEVCSEDNTLTITGVKNPKTWTKEELLAMPQTEFSMALACGTNGRGGSLVSNIPMSGVSMEYLIEQCGGLLDDSNAVVATASDGWKSFAMPVEASTYSKDAYIALKYYGEELSKDDGAPMVLISLGNIGAWQVKHVEQIDFMHDDEPFTAALMGASDEPTPNYAINGMWFQEHGVEAKVGEPVNLTGAMYSWNRMWGNLDTIKFSFDMGTSWVEYDVDKEVPDFDPYQWVNFSMDWTPAKAGTYLVKMAATDDLGNEMPFSVPLFVHVSE from the coding sequence ATGGACACGACAGCAAACCAGCGACGCAGGCACCTGCTCGCAGCCCTCGGCGTCATGGCGGCCGTCATCGGCCTCGCCCTGGCCCTTTGGGGCTGCGCGCCCCATGCCGAGCTCAGCAGCACAGGAGGCGCCGAAGAAGCAGCGGCGAGCGAGGAGGCAGTAGTCGGATTGTACCCCGACTTTACCGAGAAGAGCTCGGGGCTCTTCAACGACACCTATCAGACTACCGAGCTTCTGAACGCCGGCAACCGCGGATGCAACTCGTGCCACGAGGATCTGTGGGACATCATGAACACGAAGGAGGGCTACAACCACATCCTGACCCACGTGGGCTACGACAAGGCGCTCACCTACCAGGACTGCGAGCCCTGCCATCGCGGTCACACGACGCTCACCGGGCCCTACCTCGGCGACTTGCTGCATGCCGCCCATTACGGCAGCGAGCAGTTTGTCGAGGCCAACGGCAACTGCTGGAGCTGCCACGCCATGGATTCCGCCGGCTCCCAAGGCGACTACCAGTTCATGCTCTGGGACGACTTCTACGACAGCCCGGCGCTGGGCGGCTACCCCAACATCGCCAACGACGAGACCACCCGCTACTGGCTGAGCGTTCGCGGCAAGGATTCCAGCGATGCCATAGGATTCAACAATCGCATGGACACCGAGCAGAACCCCACCATATCCGTCAGCTTCGCCCAAGACGTCACCGATCATGAGGATGTCTTCATCGTGAACAACTGGGGCGAGGAAGTGACCGAGAAGAACGGCGAGCCCTTCGACTTCAACGAAGTGTGCAGCGAGGACAATACCTTGACGATCACCGGCGTGAAGAATCCGAAGACGTGGACGAAAGAAGAGCTGCTCGCCATGCCCCAGACCGAGTTCTCCATGGCCTTGGCCTGCGGCACCAACGGACGCGGCGGCTCGCTCGTGTCGAACATCCCCATGTCGGGTGTTTCCATGGAATACCTCATCGAACAGTGCGGCGGCCTTCTCGACGACAGCAACGCCGTTGTGGCCACCGCCTCCGACGGCTGGAAGTCCTTCGCAATGCCCGTAGAGGCCAGCACCTATTCCAAAGATGCTTACATCGCCCTCAAGTACTACGGCGAGGAGCTCTCCAAAGACGACGGCGCCCCCATGGTACTCATCTCCCTTGGCAATATCGGCGCATGGCAGGTCAAGCACGTCGAGCAAATCGACTTCATGCACGATGACGAGCCGTTCACGGCCGCACTCATGGGCGCATCGGACGAGCCCACCCCCAACTACGCCATCAACGGCATGTGGTTCCAGGAGCACGGCGTCGAGGCCAAAGTTGGCGAGCCGGTGAATCTCACGGGTGCCATGTACAGCTGGAACCGCATGTGGGGCAACCTGGATACGATCAAGTTCAGCTTCGACATGGGAACCTCCTGGGTCGAGTACGACGTGGACAAGGAAGTGCCCGATTTCGATCCCTACCAATGGGTCAACTTCTCCATGGACTGGACGCCCGCAAAGGCCGGTACCTACTTGGTCAAGATGGCAGCCACAGACGACCTTGGCAACGAGATGCCCTTCTCCGTGCCTCTGTTCGTCCATGTTTCCGAGTAA
- a CDS encoding molybdopterin-dependent oxidoreductase produces MKAQESKGTSRLLVAIAVMAAVAALALALWGCAPQATTTMAATGGDGETTEETAASSMYPDFTDRTSGNFNDTFSTTDMLNAGNRGCNACHEDLWDVMNMKDGYNHILTHVGYDKALTYQDCEPCHRGHTALTGPYLGDLIHAAHYGSKVFQEANGNCWSCHAMNSAGNQGDYQLVLWDDFYDEPALGGYPNIDGNEAEQAWVDSRGFFGGFINGMTQDAAPSIDVTLDQSITDHDDVFIVNNWGPEVSEKNGEPFSFDAVCSEENTVSLTGVKNPRSFTKAELEAMPQTEFTMALACATNGRGGSLVSNIPMSGVSVAYLIEQCGGLVDGVNAVNATGYDGWQAFPPMNLEASTYTENAYIALKYYGEDLSQDDGAPMTLVSLGNPGARQVKHIKSIDFTQDEAFFQGPMMAESDEPSPSYPINGMWFQEDGVTAKVGEPVTLTGAVYSWNRVVGDLASVNFSFDMGKTWQDVKIADQVTDFDPFQWVTYSLDWTPSKAGKYQVKLQATDANGVQMKKPVTLFVNVEE; encoded by the coding sequence ATGAAAGCACAAGAGAGCAAGGGCACGTCCCGCCTGCTTGTGGCCATAGCCGTGATGGCGGCCGTGGCGGCGCTGGCGCTCGCGCTGTGGGGGTGCGCACCCCAGGCCACCACGACCATGGCGGCCACGGGCGGCGACGGGGAGACGACGGAGGAGACCGCTGCGTCGTCGATGTACCCCGACTTCACCGACAGGACCTCCGGCAACTTCAACGACACCTTCAGCACCACGGACATGCTGAACGCCGGCAACCGCGGATGCAACGCGTGCCACGAGGATTTGTGGGACGTCATGAACATGAAGGACGGCTACAACCACATCCTGACCCACGTGGGCTACGACAAGGCGCTCACCTATCAGGACTGCGAGCCGTGCCACCGCGGCCACACAGCGCTCACCGGCCCGTACCTGGGCGACCTCATTCACGCGGCCCATTACGGCAGCAAGGTCTTCCAGGAGGCCAACGGCAACTGCTGGAGCTGCCATGCCATGAACTCCGCCGGCAACCAGGGCGACTACCAGCTGGTGCTGTGGGACGACTTCTACGATGAGCCGGCGCTGGGCGGCTACCCGAACATCGACGGCAACGAAGCTGAGCAGGCCTGGGTCGACTCCCGCGGCTTCTTCGGCGGCTTCATCAATGGTATGACCCAGGATGCGGCGCCGTCCATCGATGTCACGCTGGATCAGTCCATCACCGACCACGACGACGTGTTCATCGTGAACAACTGGGGCCCCGAGGTCTCCGAGAAGAACGGCGAGCCCTTCAGCTTCGACGCCGTGTGCAGCGAGGAGAACACCGTAAGCCTCACCGGCGTGAAGAACCCCCGCTCGTTCACGAAGGCCGAGCTTGAGGCCATGCCCCAGACCGAATTCACCATGGCGCTCGCCTGCGCCACCAACGGCCGTGGCGGCTCGCTCGTGTCCAACATCCCCATGTCCGGCGTGTCGGTGGCCTACCTCATCGAGCAGTGCGGCGGCCTGGTCGATGGCGTGAACGCCGTGAACGCCACGGGCTACGACGGCTGGCAGGCCTTCCCGCCCATGAACCTGGAGGCGAGCACCTACACCGAGAACGCCTATATCGCCCTGAAGTACTACGGCGAGGACTTAAGCCAGGACGACGGCGCACCCATGACCCTCGTGTCTTTGGGCAATCCCGGCGCCCGCCAGGTGAAGCACATCAAGTCGATCGACTTCACCCAGGACGAGGCGTTCTTCCAGGGGCCGATGATGGCCGAGTCCGACGAGCCCTCCCCAAGCTATCCCATCAACGGCATGTGGTTCCAGGAAGACGGTGTCACCGCCAAGGTGGGCGAGCCGGTGACCCTGACCGGTGCCGTGTACAGCTGGAACCGCGTCGTGGGAGACCTGGCCAGCGTCAACTTCAGCTTCGACATGGGCAAGACCTGGCAAGACGTGAAGATCGCCGATCAGGTCACCGACTTCGATCCGTTCCAATGGGTCACCTATTCCCTGGATTGGACGCCGAGCAAGGCGGGCAAGTACCAGGTGAAGCTGCAGGCCACTGACGCGAACGGCGTCCAGATGAAGAAGCCCGTCACGCTGTTCGTGAACGTCGAGGAATAG
- the rplW gene encoding 50S ribosomal protein L23, translating into MEKDPRDVIIRPVITEHSYDAMENNVYTFEVAKDANKVEIRQAIEAIFNVKVVKVNTLNVKSKPKRVRYQEGRTRTWKKAMVTLAEGETIEIFAS; encoded by the coding sequence ATGGAGAAGGATCCCCGCGACGTCATCATCCGCCCCGTCATCACGGAGCACAGCTACGACGCTATGGAGAACAACGTCTACACCTTCGAGGTGGCCAAGGACGCCAACAAGGTTGAGATTCGCCAGGCTATCGAGGCTATCTTCAACGTGAAGGTGGTCAAGGTGAACACCCTGAACGTGAAGTCGAAGCCGAAGCGCGTTCGCTACCAGGAGGGTCGCACCCGCACCTGGAAGAAGGCCATGGTCACCCTGGCCGAGGGCGAGACCATCGAGATCTTCGCTTCCTAG
- the rplC gene encoding 50S ribosomal protein L3 translates to MINAIYGKKIGMTQIFDDQDRIVPVTVIQAEPNTVCQVKTVDTDGYEAVQMGFGYIKPRRVNKPMQGHFDAQGAEPKRYLREVRVENAGEYKVGDEQTVAAFADVKKVDVTGTSKGKGFAGVMKRYGFAGGPGGHGAHFHRAPGSVGQCATPSRVFKGLRLPGHMGCDTVTVKNLEVVRIDEEQNLILVKGAVPGGKNGIVRVRMA, encoded by the coding sequence ATGATTAACGCTATCTATGGCAAGAAGATCGGCATGACCCAGATCTTCGACGACCAGGACCGCATCGTCCCGGTCACCGTTATCCAGGCCGAGCCGAACACCGTGTGCCAGGTGAAGACCGTGGATACCGACGGCTACGAGGCCGTGCAGATGGGCTTCGGCTACATCAAGCCCCGTCGCGTGAACAAGCCCATGCAGGGCCACTTCGACGCCCAGGGCGCCGAGCCGAAGCGCTACCTGCGCGAGGTTCGCGTCGAGAACGCCGGCGAGTACAAGGTGGGCGACGAGCAGACCGTCGCGGCCTTCGCCGACGTGAAGAAGGTCGACGTGACCGGCACGTCCAAGGGCAAGGGCTTCGCCGGCGTCATGAAGCGCTACGGCTTTGCCGGCGGCCCGGGCGGCCACGGCGCGCACTTCCATCGCGCCCCCGGTTCCGTGGGCCAGTGCGCCACGCCGTCCCGCGTGTTCAAGGGCCTGCGCCTGCCTGGCCACATGGGCTGCGACACCGTCACCGTGAAGAACCTCGAGGTTGTTCGCATCGACGAGGAGCAGAACCTCATCCTGGTCAAGGGTGCGGTGCCCGGCGGCAAGAACGGCATCGTCCGCGTCCGCATGGCTTAA
- a CDS encoding molybdopterin-dependent oxidoreductase: MEEERVEGVTAPMAAEGAEEAAVVSDPEKCNTVTFVGADGMEQSFPLDFLLERGAIVANRVNGEDIMSVMGATNQLWVPGLPAKYFVRDIREIRFTNEEVPPVIGPFVDDGHDYTNRPNVAAKAEYVGRVGEPMEFSGWAHDFDKRIIAVEFSLDNGEHWTRYDLGDTTADRWVSWTFAWTPEASGAYQMKVRSVNEDGDASPIAAVHTFEVL; this comes from the coding sequence GTGGAAGAGGAACGAGTGGAAGGCGTGACAGCCCCGATGGCTGCCGAAGGCGCTGAGGAGGCCGCGGTCGTTAGCGACCCGGAGAAGTGCAACACCGTCACGTTCGTGGGGGCCGACGGGATGGAGCAGAGCTTCCCTCTGGACTTTTTGCTGGAGCGCGGCGCCATCGTGGCCAACCGCGTGAACGGCGAGGACATCATGAGCGTCATGGGTGCGACCAACCAGCTGTGGGTGCCGGGGCTGCCGGCCAAGTACTTCGTGCGCGACATCCGCGAGATCCGCTTCACCAACGAGGAAGTGCCGCCGGTCATCGGCCCGTTCGTCGACGACGGCCACGACTACACCAACCGCCCCAACGTGGCGGCGAAGGCGGAGTACGTGGGGCGCGTTGGCGAACCCATGGAGTTTTCCGGCTGGGCCCACGACTTCGACAAGCGCATCATCGCCGTGGAGTTCTCGCTCGATAACGGCGAGCATTGGACGCGCTACGATTTGGGCGACACCACGGCCGACCGCTGGGTGTCCTGGACCTTCGCCTGGACGCCCGAGGCCTCTGGCGCCTACCAGATGAAGGTGCGCTCGGTGAACGAGGACGGCGACGCGTCCCCTATCGCCGCCGTGCACACCTTCGAGGTGTTGTAA
- a CDS encoding ABC transporter ATP-binding protein yields the protein MAFVEFADVSKIYQMGEVEVAAVRDMSFTIEQGEFVVIVGPSGAGKTTLLNMLGGMDSATSGTIMLDGARVSSFNRKQLTQYRRHDIGFVFQFYNLVQNLTARENVELASQICRDPLDADEVLAAVGLADRVRNFPGQLSGGEQQRVAIARALAKNPKLLLCDEPTGALDYETGKAILKLLQDTCRDTGRTVVVVTHNSAFTAIADRVIHVREGSVAAVELNETPLSADVLEW from the coding sequence ATGGCCTTCGTGGAATTCGCCGACGTGAGCAAGATCTACCAGATGGGCGAGGTGGAAGTGGCCGCCGTGCGCGACATGAGCTTCACTATTGAGCAGGGCGAATTCGTGGTCATCGTGGGGCCCTCCGGCGCCGGCAAGACGACGCTTCTGAACATGCTCGGCGGCATGGACTCGGCCACCTCCGGCACCATCATGCTGGATGGCGCGCGTGTGAGCTCGTTCAACCGCAAGCAGCTCACCCAGTACCGCCGCCACGACATCGGCTTCGTCTTCCAGTTCTACAACTTGGTGCAGAATCTGACGGCCCGCGAGAACGTGGAGCTGGCGAGCCAGATCTGCCGCGATCCGCTGGATGCCGATGAGGTGCTGGCAGCGGTGGGGCTGGCCGACCGGGTACGCAACTTCCCCGGGCAGCTGTCCGGCGGCGAGCAGCAGCGCGTGGCCATCGCCCGCGCCCTGGCGAAGAACCCCAAGCTCCTTTTGTGCGACGAACCCACCGGCGCTTTGGACTACGAGACGGGCAAGGCCATCCTGAAACTTTTGCAGGACACCTGCCGCGATACGGGGCGCACGGTCGTCGTCGTCACCCACAACAGCGCGTTCACCGCCATCGCCGATAGGGTCATCCACGTGCGCGAGGGCTCCGTGGCCGCGGTGGAACTGAACGAGACGCCCCTGTCCGCCGACGTGCTGGAGTGGTAG
- a CDS encoding helix-turn-helix domain-containing protein produces the protein MEEETARKNRSGQRPGEAPAGYWWAVGALVALASAAMLLHEAASWVLDMAPLWGAPVNVRAFSCDAHSLGLVFGYAFTQISSRRFSRLVGDGAFWVVFFVAVFVDVLAFYWCLAEPRGLFAVVAVQFFGAAAGAWFFVALSQVAWAVGTRLFMTTIVTVIGCTTLVVQGLFSMLEATVAPVVFELLHLALVPAAAFCLARAMVPGSCFREGYAAVVFAPIRTAPDGGKTAGAEGDGGSGAAASVDDAAGARESTGPNRAVPLCARLFIIVGVYGMVFGFLHVIPLALPLGVVARVASFLVGAVVALALFAVTLRHGRGVDVSLIWNRFYRFVFPVVCVAALLGPLTNSSEFLPALIMQACALYYFDALLAMACSVISRIINAAPSQVFGRAFLIRSVGFLLGNLIGSTVYEHVVLDTAAFSVIGTAVFVLLVLVTFNMNSEKYAKTVWGLLPHEDPRGRYERTRDERCSALAAQFGLTEREAEVLRLLARNKRPREISDVLVVSVATVRSHVHAIYTKTGVHSAAELAKLVECLQDKS, from the coding sequence ATGGAAGAGGAGACGGCACGGAAAAATCGTTCCGGGCAGAGGCCGGGGGAGGCGCCGGCTGGCTACTGGTGGGCCGTAGGGGCGCTTGTAGCCCTGGCATCCGCGGCGATGCTTCTGCATGAGGCCGCCAGCTGGGTGCTGGATATGGCGCCGCTGTGGGGCGCGCCGGTCAACGTGAGGGCCTTCTCCTGCGACGCCCATTCGCTCGGCCTCGTCTTCGGCTACGCCTTCACCCAGATCAGCAGCCGGCGTTTCTCCCGCCTCGTGGGCGACGGCGCATTCTGGGTCGTTTTCTTCGTCGCGGTCTTCGTCGACGTGCTCGCGTTCTACTGGTGTTTGGCAGAGCCGCGCGGCCTTTTCGCCGTGGTGGCGGTGCAGTTCTTCGGGGCGGCGGCCGGCGCCTGGTTCTTCGTGGCCCTAAGCCAAGTGGCCTGGGCGGTGGGCACAAGGCTGTTCATGACCACCATCGTGACGGTAATCGGCTGCACGACATTAGTGGTGCAGGGACTCTTCAGCATGCTGGAGGCCACGGTCGCCCCGGTGGTCTTCGAGCTGTTGCACCTGGCCCTCGTGCCGGCGGCGGCTTTCTGTCTGGCGCGGGCCATGGTTCCCGGTTCGTGCTTCCGCGAAGGCTACGCTGCCGTCGTCTTCGCTCCCATCCGCACCGCACCCGATGGCGGGAAGACGGCAGGGGCGGAAGGGGACGGAGGTTCGGGCGCGGCGGCCAGCGTCGACGATGCCGCCGGCGCGCGCGAATCCACCGGGCCCAACCGCGCGGTGCCGCTGTGCGCGCGACTCTTCATTATCGTCGGCGTCTACGGCATGGTGTTCGGCTTCCTCCACGTCATCCCCTTGGCGCTGCCTTTGGGGGTGGTGGCGCGGGTGGCGTCGTTCCTCGTCGGCGCCGTGGTGGCGCTCGCCCTGTTCGCCGTCACGCTGCGCCACGGCCGCGGCGTGGACGTCTCGCTCATTTGGAACCGCTTTTATCGTTTCGTGTTCCCCGTCGTCTGCGTGGCGGCGCTCCTCGGTCCGCTTACCAACAGCAGCGAGTTTTTGCCGGCCCTCATCATGCAGGCCTGCGCCCTCTACTACTTCGACGCGTTGCTTGCCATGGCCTGCTCGGTGATCAGCCGGATCATTAACGCCGCGCCCTCCCAGGTGTTCGGACGCGCCTTCCTCATTCGGTCGGTCGGCTTTCTGCTTGGCAACCTCATCGGCAGCACGGTGTACGAGCACGTGGTGCTGGATACCGCGGCCTTCTCCGTCATCGGCACGGCGGTGTTCGTCCTGCTTGTGCTCGTCACCTTCAACATGAACTCGGAGAAGTACGCCAAGACGGTTTGGGGCCTTCTGCCCCACGAGGATCCGCGTGGCCGCTACGAGCGCACCCGCGACGAGCGCTGCTCGGCCCTGGCGGCCCAGTTCGGCCTGACCGAGCGCGAAGCCGAGGTGCTGCGCCTGCTCGCTCGCAACAAGCGTCCGCGGGAGATCAGCGACGTGCTGGTGGTGTCGGTGGCCACGGTGCGCTCGCACGTTCATGCCATTTACACGAAGACGGGCGTGCATTCGGCTGCCGAGCTGGCCAAGCTTGTAGAATGTCTCCAGGACAAAAGCTAG
- the rpsJ gene encoding 30S ribosomal protein S10, whose product MASQKIRIRLKGYDHEIVDQSTRLIVDTAQKTGAKVSGPIPLPTERNLYCVIRGPHVNKDSREQFEMRTHKRLIDILEPTPNTVDSLMRLDLPAGVDIEIKL is encoded by the coding sequence GTGGCAAGTCAGAAGATTCGCATCCGCCTCAAGGGATACGATCATGAGATCGTGGATCAGTCCACGCGCCTCATCGTCGATACCGCCCAGAAGACGGGTGCCAAGGTTTCCGGTCCTATTCCGCTGCCGACGGAGCGCAACCTGTACTGCGTCATCCGTGGGCCCCATGTGAACAAGGACTCCCGCGAGCAGTTCGAGATGCGCACCCACAAGCGCCTGATCGACATCCTCGAGCCGACCCCCAACACGGTTGACTCCCTGATGCGTCTCGATCTCCCCGCTGGCGTTGACATCGAGATCAAGCTGTAA